In the Bacteroidota bacterium genome, TGCTTAGAAGGTTACGAAATTCCAATGATTTAATTGTATAGGATTTCCCGTGTATCAGATCTTCGAATTTTTTACTTATATCTCCCACTTCATCGGCCATCAACTTAAGATTTTTGTTCGATTTTTCTACTGCCATATACGAACTCATAAGCCACTGCAGTTTTTTCCTCAACTCGCCCAAAGGCAAATCCAATGCTATATTTTTCTTTACTACCGGATGCCAGAAATCATCGACATCTTCTTCGAATTCCATATTGTCGAACTCCTCTAAAGCACTTTTATAAGACTGGTTTGCATAAACTACAGCTTCGAGCAACGAGTTAGATGCCAAACGATTTGTTCCGTGCAAACCTGTTGACGAACATTCTCCACAGGCATACATACCCTTATACGAAGTTTTACCTTTATCCGTTACAGAAATACCTCCACACAAATAATGTGCTGCAGGAGCTACAGGAATATAGTCTTCACTCAAGTCAAGTCCTAACTCTTCGCATTTTGCCGATATTACCGGAAAATGTTCTTTAAAATTTTCATTCTGAAGGTGAGTTACATCTAAATACACATATGGAATGGTAGAACTTTTTATCTCTTTGAGGTTAGCCCTTGCAACAATATCACGGGGTGCCAGATCTTTACGCTCGTCATAATCTTCCATATAAGCTTCGCCATTCTCATTCCTGAGAATTGCTCCTGCTCCCCTAACAGCTTCCGATATTAAAAATGCCCTGTCTCCGCTATCGCCAAACAGTGCTGTTGGATGAAACTGAATAAGCTCCATTCCTTCTATCTTAGCTCCAATACGATATGCCAAAGCTATTCCGTCGCCGGTGGCCACATTAGGGTTTGTAGTTGTTCTATATACCTGACCTATTCCCCCGGTTGCTATAAATACTATTTTAGAAACTACTGTTTCTACTTTCTCAGTATCAGAATTATAAACATAAGCCCCAACTACTTTTACTTCTTCCTTGTTTTTAGCGGTGATCAGCTCCAGTGCGAAATGATGTTCCAACAACTCAATATTCTCAAGGCTTTGAGACTGTTTTAATAACTTATCCTGAATTTCTTTCCCTGTAAAATCTTTATGATGAAGAACCCGTTTCTTACTGTGTCCGCCTTCCAGCCCGAGATCGTATTTTCCTTTTTTATCTTTATCGAAATCTACTCCCCAACTTATTAAGTCGTCGATCGATTCTGATGCTTCCGAAACAACCATCTCTACGATTTTCTTATCGTTTTTATGATTGCCGGCTATCATTGTATCCTCAACATGCCTGTTTATCTCATCATCAGAACAAGGTAATACCCCGGCTATTCCACCCTGGGCATACTGAGTATTAGTGTTGCCGGATCCTTCTTTGGTAATTACCATTACTTTGGCTTCCGGCCATTTCAACGCCACTTTTATAGCGTAGCTCAACCCGGCTATTCCGGCTCCGATTATCAGGAAATCTCTTTTTATCATATTGAAAGAATAAAGTCTAAAGTCACAAACTCTCACAGTCTCACAGTCTCACAGTCTCACAGTCTCACAGTCACAAAATCTCACAGTCTCACAGTCTCAAACTCACAAAGAATATTATTTCGACATCTCCAACATTCTATTAATAGAAGGCAAAGACTTATCTATTACCTCCTGATCAAGGTGAATTTCAGGAGTCTCGTTCTTCATACAACTGTATAATTTCTCAATTGTATTCATTTTCATATAAGTACACTCACTGCAATTACATTTATAATCATCTTTTACAGGAACAGGTATTAAAATCTTACCTGGAGCAACTTTTCTCATCTCATGTAAAATACCCATTTCTGTAGCTACTATAAATTCTTTCGCTTTAGCAGTTTTTACATACTCAATAAGTTTGGCCGTAGAACCGATAAAATCAGCTACGTTCAACACAGGAGCTTCCGACTCAGGGTGAGCAATAAGTTCTGCCCCGGGATGTTCTTTCATCAGCTCTGTGATTTTTTCTAATGAAAACGCCTCGTGAACCTCACAAGATCCATCCCAAAGAATCATATCCCTGCCTGTTTTCTTATTTATGTATGCCCCCAAATTTCTATCAGGTCCAAAAATAATTTTCTCGTCTTTAGGCAACTGATTAATCAAACTTTCGGCATTCGACGATGTAACTACCAAATCGGTAACAGTCTTTACTGCTGCCGAAGCGTTTACATAAGTAATTACGGTATGATCGGGGTGTTTTTCTACGAAAGGCTTGAATTCCTCTATCGGACATGACTCAGCCAAAGAACAACCTGCCTCCATATCGGGAAGAACCACCTTTTTCGATGGATTTAAGATCTTTGCAGTTTCTGCCATAAAATGCACTCCGCAAAATACAATCATATCAGCATCAACTTTTGCCGCTATTTGAGCCAGCTGAAGACTGTCGCCTACATAATCTCCCAACTCCTGTATTTCCGGTATTTGATAATAATGCGCTAATATTACCGCATTCTTCTCTTTCTTTAGTCTCTTTATTTCTGCAATATAATCTACCTGATTATTTGCTGTATTTGTGTTAGATGTTGTCATTTTATATTCTTTTCGATAACGAAATTTTGCGGCAAATGTAATATTTCTTTTATTAACTGTTTATGAGTTTAATACACTGATGCCTTTATTCCTTCTTTCTCTACTCTTTTTGCAATTTCTTCAAGTTTATCATGCGAAATTTTCTCAAGATTATCGCTAGGAGTATCTCTTTCGAGCGA is a window encoding:
- the nadB gene encoding L-aspartate oxidase → MIKRDFLIIGAGIAGLSYAIKVALKWPEAKVMVITKEGSGNTNTQYAQGGIAGVLPCSDDEINRHVEDTMIAGNHKNDKKIVEMVVSEASESIDDLISWGVDFDKDKKGKYDLGLEGGHSKKRVLHHKDFTGKEIQDKLLKQSQSLENIELLEHHFALELITAKNKEEVKVVGAYVYNSDTEKVETVVSKIVFIATGGIGQVYRTTTNPNVATGDGIALAYRIGAKIEGMELIQFHPTALFGDSGDRAFLISEAVRGAGAILRNENGEAYMEDYDERKDLAPRDIVARANLKEIKSSTIPYVYLDVTHLQNENFKEHFPVISAKCEELGLDLSEDYIPVAPAAHYLCGGISVTDKGKTSYKGMYACGECSSTGLHGTNRLASNSLLEAVVYANQSYKSALEEFDNMEFEEDVDDFWHPVVKKNIALDLPLGELRKKLQWLMSSYMAVEKSNKNLKLMADEVGDISKKFEDLIHGKSYTIKSLEFRNLLSIAQLIVEHSQNRNENSGVYFNEDL
- the nadA gene encoding quinolinate synthase NadA, with protein sequence MTTSNTNTANNQVDYIAEIKRLKKEKNAVILAHYYQIPEIQELGDYVGDSLQLAQIAAKVDADMIVFCGVHFMAETAKILNPSKKVVLPDMEAGCSLAESCPIEEFKPFVEKHPDHTVITYVNASAAVKTVTDLVVTSSNAESLINQLPKDEKIIFGPDRNLGAYINKKTGRDMILWDGSCEVHEAFSLEKITELMKEHPGAELIAHPESEAPVLNVADFIGSTAKLIEYVKTAKAKEFIVATEMGILHEMRKVAPGKILIPVPVKDDYKCNCSECTYMKMNTIEKLYSCMKNETPEIHLDQEVIDKSLPSINRMLEMSK